Proteins from a genomic interval of Pseudomonas paeninsulae:
- the ruvC gene encoding crossover junction endodeoxyribonuclease RuvC, whose translation MTLILGIDPGSRITGYGVVRDTGRSCEYVASGCIRTGSGSMPERLQIVFRGVREVIETYGPVTMGIEQVFMARNPDSALKLGQARGVAIVAGIEAGLDIAEYTATQVKQAIAGTGGADKEQVQMMVMHLLKLVQKPQIDASDALAIALCHAHHRQSLIPHGLVAAKRRGGRLRL comes from the coding sequence ATGACGTTGATCCTCGGTATCGACCCCGGTTCGCGCATCACCGGTTATGGTGTGGTGCGTGATACCGGGCGCAGCTGTGAATATGTCGCCTCGGGCTGTATTCGTACCGGTAGCGGCTCGATGCCTGAGCGTTTGCAAATCGTTTTTCGCGGCGTGCGCGAGGTGATCGAGACCTACGGGCCAGTGACCATGGGTATCGAGCAGGTATTTATGGCGCGCAACCCTGACTCGGCGCTCAAGCTCGGCCAGGCCCGCGGCGTGGCTATCGTGGCGGGGATCGAGGCGGGGCTGGATATTGCCGAGTACACCGCGACCCAGGTCAAGCAGGCGATTGCCGGCACCGGTGGCGCGGATAAGGAGCAGGTGCAGATGATGGTCATGCATTTGCTCAAGTTGGTGCAGAAACCGCAGATCGATGCCTCGGATGCCCTGGCGATTGCGCTGTGTCATGCCCATCACCGGCAAAGCCTGATTCCACACGGTCTGGTCGCTGCCAAGCGGCGCGGCGGCCGCCTTCGTT
- a CDS encoding YebC/PmpR family DNA-binding transcriptional regulator, whose product MAGHSKWANIKHRKGRQDAKRGKIFTKLIRELTVAAKGGGLPADNPRLRLAMEKALTANMTRDTIDRAIARGVGSDEADNMAELSYEGYAPSGVAIFVEAMTDNRNRTAAEVRHAFTKCGGNLGTDGSVAYMFERKGQISYAPGVDEDALMEAALEAGADDIVSAEDGSVEVYTAFADFHTVNEALGNAGFRGDEAEVAMIPSVSAPVTDLETAQKVIKLIDMLEDLDDVQSVYHNAEIPDEIMEQLG is encoded by the coding sequence ATGGCTGGTCATTCCAAATGGGCCAACATCAAGCACCGCAAAGGGCGTCAAGACGCCAAGCGCGGCAAGATCTTCACCAAGCTCATTCGTGAGCTTACCGTCGCCGCCAAGGGCGGTGGTCTGCCGGCAGACAATCCGCGTCTGCGCCTGGCCATGGAGAAGGCGCTGACCGCCAATATGACCCGCGACACCATCGACCGGGCGATCGCTCGCGGCGTCGGCTCGGACGAAGCCGACAACATGGCCGAGCTGAGCTACGAAGGTTATGCGCCGAGTGGCGTGGCAATCTTCGTCGAAGCCATGACCGATAACCGCAATCGCACCGCAGCCGAGGTGCGGCATGCCTTTACCAAGTGTGGCGGTAATCTGGGCACCGATGGCTCGGTGGCCTATATGTTCGAGCGCAAAGGGCAGATCAGCTACGCCCCAGGGGTCGATGAAGATGCCTTGATGGAAGCAGCGCTGGAAGCCGGTGCCGACGATATCGTCAGTGCCGAGGATGGTTCGGTCGAGGTCTATACCGCGTTTGCCGACTTCCACACGGTAAACGAAGCGCTGGGCAATGCCGGGTTCAGGGGTGACGAGGCCGAGGTGGCGATGATCCCGTCGGTCAGTGCGCCTGTCACCGACCTGGAAACAGCGCAGAAAGTGATCAAGCTGATCGACATGCTGGAAGACCTCGACGACGTGCAGAGCGTCTATCACAACGCCGAGATTCCCGACGAGATCATGGAGCAGCTTGGCTGA